One genomic region from Kamptonema formosum PCC 6407 encodes:
- the psbO gene encoding photosystem II manganese-stabilizing polypeptide produces the protein MRYRALIVALLALCLSVLTACSEGPTVASSEALTYDQIRGTGLANNCPSLPETARGSIPLASDSTYSVAGLCLQPTSFFVKEEPVNKRQEAEYIPGKLLTRFTSSIDQVQGRLKVSSDGTLTFKEEDGLDFQAITVQLPGGEQVPFLFTIKELVAKSEPGSATLNTSTDLEGTFNVPSYRSAGFLDPKGRGVSTGYDNAVALQGKGEQGELTRANVKLADTQTKAGKISLQVAKVNGSTGEIGGIFESEQPSDTDLGARPSLEVKIRGLFYARIEPSES, from the coding sequence ATGAGGTATCGCGCTTTAATTGTTGCACTCCTAGCTCTGTGCTTGAGTGTACTGACAGCTTGCTCAGAAGGGCCGACGGTTGCTAGTAGTGAGGCACTAACCTACGACCAAATTAGAGGCACTGGCTTGGCAAATAACTGCCCTAGTTTGCCAGAAACCGCTCGTGGGTCAATTCCTTTGGCTTCAGATAGCACCTATTCGGTGGCTGGTTTGTGTTTGCAGCCAACGAGTTTTTTTGTTAAGGAAGAACCCGTTAATAAGCGACAAGAGGCTGAATATATTCCTGGTAAATTGCTGACCCGGTTTACATCTAGCATCGATCAGGTACAAGGAAGGCTAAAGGTTAGTTCTGACGGTACTCTGACTTTCAAGGAAGAGGACGGCTTAGATTTCCAAGCGATTACTGTTCAGCTTCCCGGCGGCGAACAAGTACCTTTCCTGTTTACCATTAAAGAGCTAGTTGCTAAGTCCGAACCAGGATCGGCTACTCTCAATACTTCTACTGATTTGGAAGGAACCTTTAACGTTCCCTCCTACCGCAGTGCTGGTTTCCTAGATCCTAAAGGTCGCGGCGTGTCTACCGGTTATGACAATGCTGTGGCTCTTCAAGGGAAAGGCGAACAAGGCGAACTCACTCGCGCTAATGTCAAGTTGGCTGACACCCAAACTAAAGCAGGTAAAATTTCTCTGCAAGTTGCTAAGGTGAATGGTAGCACGGGTGAAATTGGCGGGATTTTTGAGAGCGAACAACCTTCTGATACTGACTTGGGAGCTAGACCATCCCTTGAAGTCAAAATTCGCGGTTTATTTTATGCTCGCATTGAACCCTCCGAGTCCTAA
- a CDS encoding RNA polymerase sigma factor SigF, with the protein MSTRVNNDLKTESLQLLREYQQAPSNEVRNELVKLNIGLVRKEVHHWLHQCTESYDDLLQVGSIGLIRAIERFDMSKGNAFSSFAIPYIRGEIQHYLRDKSPSVRVPRHWLTLERQSSSIVKDLQVRLNRHPTDIEVATALNISVGEWQEIKLACRNRSPLSLDAPLQDEEEGATCLGELVPDNRYRSFQLAQEDRIRLQQALAKLEERTREILEFVFLYDLTQKETAERLGISAVTVSRRVKKGLDSLKEMMTK; encoded by the coding sequence ATGTCTACCAGAGTTAACAATGACCTAAAAACTGAAAGCTTACAATTGTTACGGGAGTACCAACAAGCTCCTTCAAACGAAGTACGCAACGAATTAGTCAAACTCAACATCGGACTGGTGAGGAAAGAAGTTCACCACTGGCTTCACCAATGCACTGAAAGCTACGACGATCTACTACAAGTAGGTTCTATTGGCTTAATTAGAGCTATTGAGCGGTTTGATATGTCAAAGGGCAATGCCTTTAGTTCTTTTGCTATTCCCTACATCCGAGGTGAAATTCAGCACTATTTGCGCGATAAAAGCCCTTCTGTCCGCGTACCTCGCCACTGGCTAACTCTAGAACGTCAATCATCCTCGATAGTCAAGGATTTGCAAGTGCGGCTGAATCGCCACCCTACTGATATTGAAGTAGCAACAGCTCTGAATATCTCTGTGGGAGAATGGCAAGAAATTAAATTAGCCTGTCGCAATCGCTCCCCTCTGAGTTTGGATGCTCCCCTACAGGATGAAGAAGAAGGTGCTACTTGTCTGGGAGAATTAGTACCAGATAATCGCTATCGCAGTTTTCAGTTAGCTCAAGAGGATCGAATTCGTTTACAGCAAGCTCTGGCTAAGTTGGAAGAGCGGACTCGCGAAATCTTGGAGTTTGTTTTCCTCTACGATTTGACGCAAAAAGAGACAGCCGAACGTTTAGGTATTAGTGCAGTGACAGTTTCTCGGCGAGTCAAGAAAGGACTGGATTCGCTCAAGGAAATGATGACTAAATAA